The DNA segment TGTACACATTTACCTTCATGCCTATGTTGGAATTAATTCAAGCACAATTATGCAAATATCTAAAGGTCCTATTTtttgccaaaattttctttattatATAACTTATTTTCATGTCTATCTCTTTATAATTCTTTGCATTGCTAATATAGTGCTCCTTCATCATTTGAACGTCGATTCAAGCAAGAGCTCCCATGTCTCTACAATTATTTTCAAGAATCTTCTCCTAACACGGTATGACTTGCCATTACTTCAAAATAGAGATAGTTATATGCAGTAATCTATTTTGATCTGTGTGTTGTCTATGCTATGGTTCTGTGGTGGTCATCTATGTTTCTGTCATCCTTTCATTGCATATAGCTTGCTTCAACATAAGTTTGTATGGCATATTGGAACTTCACTTATCTTGCCATGTGTTTGTTTTCATGTAACTTCTTTTTTTCAAGCACATAACGTGATGTGGTATTGATGATTAAAAGGACACCTAATGGGGATTAGAATGCCATCACACAATTACGGTAGTCCAAGAGGATGCAGAGAGCTTCGGATTGCTACATCAAAGCCATATGGGCTTAAATGCCTTTGGAGGGCTCATCCTAcacattttattttcttgttagaTTGTAGTAGGATTTGGTCATAAGACACATTTGTTTTGGGCTTTGGCTTGGGCTTGTATGGAATCATCAAAGGGGGATGTCATGCACGCATCTTAAAATGCACACGGTAGAAGATCTTAAAGTGAACACATGTCTCTATCTTATGAATCCCTAACCCTCTCTCTTCTAAAAGGGGGTATATGATATTTATGCAATGGTGGACTCTTGTCCTCGTCCTATGGACCCCTACCCACCACTCTTTTAGAATGAGGTTTGTAGCACTTATCTAAGGGTGGACATTTGCCTCCACCCTATAGATCCCTATCAACTTCTCTTCCAGAAGAGGGTATGTGTCACACATCCAAGGGATATCCATCCTTATAAAAGCATTGTAACCCTCCCATTTTGGAAGGAATGAATAAAGAAATGAAGAATTGAGTGCTTGTAGCCAGTAAGAACCTTAGATGAGAGGTTTAAGTGAGGAGAGAGTTCTCAAGTGTGAGAGGCTCTACCCTATCTTATTTTAATTCCCTCCAGCTTTTCGCGATTCGTCTCATTTGTCTTCATCATAACAGTATCGTCGCCATCATAGCAGCGGCACCACCACCAAAGGCATTAACCACATCAGCTATTGATCGCTGTCAACACAGCCGCCATTGACAATCACCACCTTATACGCCACCGCCTCTACCTCACCATCCACTCGACCACCATTTCAACTTCCAAAGCCAAGATAattagatcattttatttgtgttAAAGGCTGTTTACGAGAGGAATGTTCCCTGCCCTCAAGCCTTATGTGATGTATTAATTTGGAAAATATGATTGATCCAGCTCTTTATTATATTTGGTTTAGGACTAGCTCTTGCTATACTTCATTTCCGGCCCTTCCACCCAAAGTGAGCTTTCTAACCTCATTTGATTATATTTACATAGTTATTTTGCACTTGCTTATTTAGATTTATTAAATCATTATTTAAACTAATCAAAGTTAGTCAAGTCGTGGTTGGGAAGATGAGTTAGCATCCTCATTGCTACCACTTGTTTTTCCCAATCTGTTTTGACTCACCTCTCATCACACTCTTTATTTTTGCTTGCCACACATCACACCACACCACACCACTCAACCCCTACATTAATACCTAGATAAAAATGGACCAATATGATACTAGGTATGTTGAAAAAGAAGACCAGTCAAAGACAAATATAGTGATTTTGTGTGTAGGCCTAGGAACCTTAAGGTGACATATATGGAAAATATGATAGGTTAGGAAACTGATAGCGACATTGTATGAAGATCTATAGAGGCGACCAGCTTACTTTACTAACATCCCATAATGGTGTTTATGCTAATAGTTATAAGGGATAATGACTAATaagttattatatttatataatgtAAAAGACAACCCAGTGTACAAGGCTTCTGTCAATGTTGATCCAGGAAGAAGGGTTAATGTATGCAGTCTTACATCTGCAAGCAACAAAGTTGTTTCTGCCATTGAAACCTTGGTGATCTAGGTCATAAAAGACTAACCGTATGATAGGGCTATGGCTCAACCTCCTAGCTTTCTGTAATGTGCTTGCTGTCGATCATCATGATATGTAAGGTAGGACTGTGCAGGGGACTTATAAATGGACAGAACAGATGACCATTTGTATCATTGTATGCTACTGGTCTCTACTCTACAAACCTAATTCACAGTTCTAATAATGTGATATAAAACACTAGCAAGAGGATGAGTCATGAAAGCTATCTCTTTGAGCCATGGAAACTGTGATAAAAATTGAAGTAATGGAAACTCTCTCTTTGTGGCAGGAATAAGGCTGCTTCTCGAGATCCCACATTGGTGGGGACCTCATGTACTAGACCATTAGCAAATGGCATGTAACCAACCATGCAGCTGTCAGTTTAGCAACTTATGGGTTGGTTAGATACATGGTGAATTCGTGCTTATCAAATGAATCAACTCTTTGGTTCCCGCTAACTGCATATTCTGCAGGCTCCAAGTATGCTACCTGATTGTGATTAAGTTTATTTCGGTATTTATCAGTGACTGTGAGGTTAATATACTGAATTTCATCCTGCATTCTTTCTAGTAATTTACATGAATTGTAGAATTCTCTTGTACACAGAATTGTTTATAATGTGTTGTACTAGCCAATTGAATATACCTGTTTTTGAACCTGAATGTGGATTCTCATCCCAAAGTGAATAGGTTAATTGGAAGGATGTTGTCCACTGGATGTGGCCGCTTTTCACGGAAGATTGGGGGAGATGGAGAAGTGAGTACTTAAAGCTGAGTCCTATTCCTTTTATGGTGAGTGATTTCTACAACATTATCCACTAAATTTGTCATTAGTTTAGTTATTCATTTAAGATAGGTCAGGAAGTTTAAGTTACCTTTCGAGAATTTCAGGATCCGGTGACGAATCTTCCGGTGTGGCATATGCATGCAGGTTCGCCAATATTACTGTAAGATTCTAATTGTTATTAAATTTACGATTCTATTTCTGCAGACTGCATTCTGATTAAAGAGGATATATTTTATGACTCTTGCCTTTTCTTGCTTAGAATTGAACAATGAGTTTTCAGTGTCAATATTTGTTTGTTTTAATTCTTAGTTTCTTGGAAGATTTATTTTGCACTTCTACAAATGGCAAAGAATGTAAGGTTCTTTATCATTTTTGTATTATGTCATGCTTGGAATTATTCCCCCAAAACTAAATATCAATTCTTTGAGACAAGAACAAATTATGTTGTTCACTTCATTTTGTGAGATTCTTTACACAGCCAAAAACTGACTTTTATTAATACATTTCATTAGCAACCACTTAAGAAAGTGATTTTAATATTGAAAAATGGGTATGACCTGCATGTTCTGCAAGGTGCATGTATTGCAtacaagaaaaaaggaaagagaataatgtattaagGAAACCAATTGAAGGTCCATGACTACTAGCTCTGTATTGAAGCTGGGACAATAAAAGATTAGGGACAGGTGAAGAAAAGTTCTAGTTGTGCTATTTGTATGACTTTCGAATCTAATTTTGATGAGAAGATatcaaaatggatttgatgattcgacTGACATATCTCTGTTATGAACTTCCCATGATTAACAAGGATTCGGAGTTTCCTTCAAATGAAACACGTAGATGATTTGTGAAGCCAAAGACAGGAAAGATTTAAGCTCCAATAAAGTCAACAGATTAGCAATCCAAGTAGTACTAAATTGTATTTTAATGGCACCTTTTTGGTTAATATAGATATTATCCTTGCTTTTTCTGAATCTGTACTGATCGAGCTGGCCTATCTTTGTTGGAGCTTTGCAGAATGTCCTTTGGCCATGACTAGTTTTTCTCGTCTGTTCTAAAAAAGATGAATGCAAGGGTATATTGAGCCTTTCCTCCCAAATCTTCCATAACTACATTTGACTTGCTACTTAGCAAATAGCTACACTTTCACTCTGTGCCATGTATATCCGGATTTTGGTTGTCACAGCATGGGCCTCCATGGTGTGCCTCTGTGATGTGTCCATCATGCTCCAGACAAGCACTAGCTTGTCGTGCATTGTTGTGCAAGTAAAATTGCATATACCAGCATAGCAATCCATGATTTAGACTTGAATATCTTGTTCTAAAATTGTACGCTTTAATGTCTTATGCTAAGCAGGTATGGATTCAGCAAGGAAATTGTGGAGTGCCCAGGTAATGAAAATTGCTTGGATGATAAATGATTCTTTTAAATCTGTGAGTTTTGCGAtacatttttaagttcattttatcACTCTAATAACCTGACAATTTTAGCGAGCACCTAGCTCATCTTTTATCTACCTGGACCTTACAATAAATGGGTAATGCAACATTGCATCCATACCAGGAGTGTCTCCCAGTTTGTAGTCCTCTGAGTCTCAACGTACGCGCCGGAAGAGGATCTAACTATTAATTTCCCAGTCAGCTTGTTATCAGCCTACTTGTCGGAGTATCCATTGAATGCTTTGAGAAATAGACCAAAGGGTTTAATCTTCTTTCCTGTGGTTTTATTATATTTCAACGACACTCTATTGTGTTGTCATTGTCTATTGTTTTTCTTCGTTCCTCCATTTGTGTGATAATTGTTGCTTAATATTTTCAAGTTGGACTGATGTAAGTATCATAACAGGTTACTGGCCACTAAATATTCATGTTTGCGGTTTTTGGTTTCTTCCTTTGGAGTGGCAATTTTCATGTAACAAATGTAGGGACATAATGTCTGCAAGTCCTAATGGCTCTATGACTGGAATGAGCGAACTGTGCACAATTCATGCTGATATACAGCAGTTCCTAATGAAAAGCTCTCATCCACAGTTACCACTATTCATTGGGCTAAGTTCTATTGGAAGGTAGCTTGTTTACCATGTGCTACAATTTGCTAAACCAACATTTCTGTGCCATAATATTATTGCTTGAGTTGAGTATGTGATGTCTATGTAATCTTTATATTGAGATTTGCTTGTTTGTTATATCCAAGTTCCTAGTAAATAGGATTTGTATTTAATGATAATGCCATTAGTCTATATTTAACAACACAATAGAAACAAAACCTGAAACTGTAATTTCATGATTCAGGTTCTGCATAATATTCAAGCATATTGTTAGTTAAGAATAAAAGGGAAACATAAGAGAAGGCAGTGCTTCTTTGTTTCCAAATTCACATTTTTCTATCAAGGTCATGGTCTCAGATGCTCTGGATCATCATATATCCCTTCTGACTTGGAACAGTGTCATTGCTTATTTTGTAATTTTAGTGTTGATTGAAAATGTTACTTGATATAATTCAGGGTGAAAATAATAAGTAATTTCTTTGTTCTATTTCCTTTCAGAATCTAAAATAAACTTACTGGTCAGCATGTTTAGCAAAAAAAGATTGACTATGCTTTTATAATCATGAAGCTGATATTTAATGCTTTTATTGGGCTATGTACTCAGTTTTTTTCAGATATCTTTATTGTCTTTCATTGACAGTCATATATTAGGATAAAGAAGGACATGGAAAGTCAGAATAGTAGAATAATTGCTGCTTTCTATTATTTTTCCAAACAGAGTACGGTAACATGAATGTTCTTCTTTCTACTTCAGAgtacatttctttttctttttttcatttcaGTGGTTCATCCAATTCAGCAATGTCTTTTGTAATATGCTAGAAAGCTTATCTTAAACGCCTTAATAGCCAGGGCTGATCAAGAACTGTGGTGTGACTTTGTTACTTGAAATGCATCGTGCTATTGCTAAACTATATTTTTTATCTGTGCAATTCATTGCGCAACTAACACTCCACTTTCTGTCTCTCTTTTAATCACTTGACGGATTTTGTTTATTCCACAGCATGGGCTTTCTTAAAAATCCCCATGCATTTCTTAGGGTGCTCAAAGCTGTTCTAGATGTCACAGAGCACAGATTTATCCTCTTCTCATCTGGATATGAACCATTAGACGCTGCCATACAATCAATTGCCTGTGAATCATCAAACAGAGCAAATCCGCCACCCAGCAATATACATGGCACTCTCCTATTCAGTGACCGGCTTTATTGCTTTTCTGGGTTTGTGAATCTCTGAAGACTGAAATATCCATACTTGTTCTTAATATTTTACTTCTATCTTAAGATTCATAAATGTTCTTTTGGCTTGAAATGACCAGTTCGATACCTTATAGCTGGCTCTTCTCTAAATGCGCAGTTGCAATTCATCATGGAGGCAGGTAAGGATTTGAATGTTGTATTTGATCTCTACATGAGTTTTCTTGGAACTATGTGCTTCACCTAGTATGATCTTCTTTTGCCAGTGGATCAACTGCTGCAGCACTACATGCTGGAATCCCTCAGGTTAAATTTGTATGAACATGTCTGAAAATTTTTGATCAACtttattttatcaaaattttgtGGCTTTTAGTAGGCATACCCCAAAATTGATTCATTTTTTAATTCTTCCTAGGCAGAAGCTCTATTTgagtataaaaaaaaatgaaggttTGACCGAACAATAAGTTTGTGCTGATCTATGTTGATTGGCAAGTATTGTTAGTTGGCTTGACATAATGTATGTCAGCATTACTGGTCATGAAGTTTAAAAGCATAAGCATGAccattaaagaaaataaaatttctaCTGTTTGATGTGATTTCCTTGGTTCAGTGGTTTTATGCTGAATTCTGAAATTTTGCTAATCTCGCTATGGTTATCTGTTATGCTTCTAGCATTTTAATTGGCGGAAGTCCAGACATCACAACATGATGGCCACAAGATTTCAGAAGGATTCTTGGtcttgttaatttttttttccttcttgattCGAGTCATGAGAAATATCAAAAGTTTAAGCACACTTATTGAATTTGAACTGTATTAACTGATGGATCATATAGCCATGCAGATTCTCTGTCCCTTCATACTGGATCAGTTCTATTGGGCAGAGAGGCTTCACTGGATAGGAGTTGCACCCGAGCCGCTACGAAGTTGGCATCTGTTTCCAGACAACGACGATGCTACAAGCATCAGCCAGGCTGCAGATTGCCTGGCAAGGGCCATAAAATTGTCATTATCTCCTGAGATAAAAGCACAAGCATCTAAAGTTGCTGATAGAATCTCCTCCGAGGTATGCAAACAACTAGAATGAAGTTGCAGAAGGCACACAATCAAGGTTTCTTTGAATTAGTTTCTATAAACAGTGTTTTTATGGTTTCAAGGATGGTTTGCAAGAGGCCCTGAAAGTTCTCAAGGAAAGGGTTCTTTGCCCTTGCTAGGTGTCGAATGACCTAAATCGGCTGCATCACTGCAAAAAATACCAGCAAAAGTATATGACATGAATGAATGTGCTAATGGCTTCGAGCTTTCAATCTTCGCAGCGGATGCTAGAAATACGTGCAACAGGTGTTTGTGGCTGGCTGTCTACCGATAACACACTATGCATCGAGGCGAAAAGCCTTACCTCCCTTGGCAGCAACCGTAAGGCCATTGTGTGTCAAATGCAGGTCTTGTTATGCTGGGAAATGTGATTGATACCGCATCATGGCAGTGCCTCGCCTTCACAAGAACTGCTGGTGTTTTTATTACGAAAACATGAAATTGaacatatttattatttattgatttCCCTCCTAAAGAACATGGCTTGTAGATGAGAAACGTGACTTCCCACGTTCTCATGCCATGACTGAGTGTGATGTGTTGGTGACTCCACGCATTTTCGTGTTACTTTAAATCTATTCGTACCTCTTTCCCTAATTGTTGGGGGGTATCAGTGTCATTATCTTGTTTCATAGCTACTGTCAAACAACTTCATGCCACTATCTTCCGCGACAGATTTCATTTGGATTTATGACGAGTTTATCTTCACAACATGCAAACCAACGCGTGGATGCATGCATCACAGCTTCGGATATTAATGGACTACGGCCGCCGACGCTCCGTTGACGTTGTTTCGATCTATAGAATAATCCCCTTCGATTTGACGACACTAACCTTTGAATCAGTTCGACAACACTCAGCTTTAATTCTCCCATAGCGGCCCATACGCAACCATAAGCCAGCCATCATTTCAATAAATTCGTGTCGATCATCTCACACAAGTTGTCCATGATCCAAAAGCTTTAATTCTCCCATAGCTCACTTCAACAATCCAAAAGCTTCAAGTCAATGGTCGGTTCGGTGTCCATGATAACAATCGGCATCCGCAAGTTGTAGTTgaagtttaaaaaaatatatataaatcttGTAAAATAATTGTAATGTCAAGATGATTTTTCTCAAAAAAGAATCtctcttttttaatttttgttaaaAGGAGTcctgtcttcttttttttttcaaatgatatccCTTAATTTGAATAATACTTAAGTCATTCAATAAAAGTTACAATAATACTTTTCTTATTGGTTCTGGAGACACCTTATGGATAGATCCTTAGGATGCATTGAGCccgttataataatttttaatagcTTTACAGTATTTTTATTCACGAAGATATTATAAGATTAGTAAAGatatcatattatattatttttttattatcgttGCTCATAGAccattataatatcatatttttaaactTATAGTTAGTTTGATTGAGGTTATAAGTCTATTTgagtcatttataatattttcaaatagGTGTTATAATATTTGATATCATATTATGTTTTTTGTTGTGGTAACCAAAAATATAGTGAACTATTTTTTTTATCTCTATTTAGGTGATGTTATTCTTAAATTTCTATAAATACATACCAAATAGTTTATTGTGTTTTGATCTCACTTCACTCACttataatattttctaatatcACTATAGTGTTATTATTGAGGTTCTaacaatattataaaattattttaaaaaattatcagtGATATTTTATTATCTCTTTTGTTACGGTTTGAAAATTGGTTTGACTGAGATTATAAGTCTATTtactttatagtatttttattatgatatttaaaacactataataacccaaaaaattaatatatgaaCCGATCAATAATGCCTTGAGACTGATGTAGAAGTGGGAAAGTTTGGGTCTCATCTAAATTAAGGATATCACTAGAAGTAAAATAGGACgtctttttgggaaaaaaaaattaaaaaaagatttttttatagGGAAATCACCCTTTTAGGTGTTCAATAATTAATTACTTAATTAATTAGACTTGAAGCATGGAAGATACTTTGGAGATATGCTGGTTTACGTCAGCATGATGATCAACGGGACACCGCATGCACTATAAATAGACGTTGCACCCCTCCCCACTCAGCATCGGAATCAACAAGAGCATCCATCTCCTCCGCCACCGATGGCTGTTGCGTGGCCACTTCCCATGCTTGGCTTCGTGCAAGCCTACCCTGAGATCCTTCTCTCCATCGCTTGCTTCCTCTTCCTGCTCCTGTTCCCTCTACGCCACTCGAGGATGCCGATCAACTGGCCGGTCTTCGGGATGCTCCCCGCCGTCGTCGTCCACTTCCACCACCTCCATGACTACCTCGCCGATCTCCTCCTACATGTTGGTTGCACCTGGTTGTTCCGTGGTCCGTGGTTCCTCGGCATGGACATGGTGCTGAGCTGCGACCCGGCCAACGTTAACCATATCCTCAGCGGCAACTTCTCCAACTATCGCAAAGGCGACGAGTTCAACGAGGTCTTCGACATCCTCGGTGACGGCCTGTTCAACGCCGACGCGGAGTCGTGGAGGATCCAGCGAAAGCTGGCGCACAACTATATCGGCGACCGTTCGTTCCGGTCCTTCGTCGCCACCGCCACGCGAGAGAAGACCGAAAAGGGTCTCTTGCCCGTTCTACTCCTCAAGTCCGAGAGAGAAGAAGTTGCGGAGCTGCAGGATCTGTTCATGAGGCTCTCGTTCGACGTGACCAGCCTTATGGTCTTCGGTGTCGACCCCGGATGTCTCTCCGCTAACTTGCCTGCGATACCTTTCGCTGTGGCCATCGATGACGCTTGGGAGGCGTTGCTGTTCCGCCATGCAGTGCCCAAGAGCTGGTGGAAGATACTGAAAAGGCTAAACGTTGGTACAGAGAAGAAGCTGGCGAAGGCTTGGGAAGTTATAGACCACTTCATATGCCAAGTGATATcggagaggagggaggagagaCGGGTGGCCAACATCAACGCAGTCCAGAAAGAAACCTCCACTCCTAGGACGAACGATCTTCTCACATCCTACATAGACAACGTGGTGGAGGAGATCCAGGGTAAATTTGAGCCGCACAAGTTCCTCCGCGACAACGTGCTAACCTTCATGATCGCTGGGAGAGATGGCTTCGCCATTTGCCTCTCCTGGTTCTTCTGGCTCCTCTCCAAGAACCCCACGGCGGAGGCCAAGATCCTGGAGGAGCTATCGTTGCACCGGTCGAGGGAGAAGGAGTCGATTGTGTTCGACGCCGAGGAGCTCGGCAGGATGGTGTACCTGCACGGAGCCGTGTGCGAGACGCTGCGGCTCTTCCCACCGGTCCCTTACGAGGAAAAGACCGCCGTCAACCCGGACGTACTACCGAGCGGCATGAAGGTCGAGCCAGGCGACAAGATCTTGTTCTCGGTGTACGCCATGGGAAGAATGGAGGAGATATGGGGGAAGGACTGCATGGAGTTTAATCCAGGGAGGTGGATAGCAGAGGACGGGAGGCCAAAGCACGTGCCAGCATACAAGTTCATGGCCTTCAACTCAGGACCCAGGATTTGTCCGGGGAGAGACATAGCCTTGACTCAGATAAAGACGGTGGCGGCTGCCGTGGTGTGGAACTTCCAGGTCGAGGTGCTCGACCGTCAGATGGTTGCGCCGAAGAACGCAGTTCTGCTTCGCATGCAGCACGGGATGATGGTCAAGCTCAGGAGAAGAGAACGCGGCTGTTGCGTCCAGTCGATCTAGCGGCTACGTCTGCATACTAGTACGTATCGAGTCCAAGGTTACATCCCATGCTGTAGTGCATGTGAACTAAGAACCCTAAATACGTATAACAAGCTTGCCGATCGTCTTCGGCGAGTACTGCCGTTTGCCGTCTGTCTGTGTCGTCATACTTTTGGGGTGAAAATATTATAGCTTTTTGAATGCACCGAATTaagtatttaataaaaataatcctACTCGATTTGCTCGCAAAATAAATATGCACCGAATTAAGTATTTAATGAAAAGTAATCCTACTTAAAAATACTTTATTTCGAGGAACTTAGTTGGCATCGGTTGCAGTGGGGGTGCTTCCATGCTTGCCAAGCTGGTGCAGCATTCCGTCGGTCCACATAACATAAATAGTACCACCGAAACCTGTCGTCAGGCAGACACATcgttaatataataacataaaaTTAAAGCCAGGCAAGAAATCTACATTGCAAGCATCTCAAAGTCAACGTACCAAAGATGGATAGGATAGAAACTTCTATTTTGACCATCTAATGTAATTACAAAGTTCGACTACTATTCCAACGATTCATGTCGATATAATAACATAAAATTGGTAGTAATAGATTAGAATGGGAAAGCCGATTCTATGTGGTTCTGATCATTTTACAGCGTGCCGTGAGGTCTATTTGCTACTACCTGATTCTGTCATATTCCACAGAGAAATCCTTGCTGCTACGTTGCGGCTGCAATGAATGACTAacatacatgcatgcatgcatgattcAAAAGCCAATTACCTGCTGCATCGAGGGAAACCCAACTCTGAGTTGAAACTCCATCTGCAGTCCGACATAAAACAACACCAAAATAAATGGTGTTGAGCTCAGAAACATGAGGAGGTATGGACAGATTCCTCCGTGGCTCCAATGAACAACAATACAGACAAGCTGTTCTTCCCAGGCATTGTAATTAAAAGAGAGAACAAGTGAGTGATGTTAGTGGTTGCATAAAGATCTGCAGAGTTATCATGCTCCGTGAATGGTAAAACACTCGGCATGATCATTTCCTTTGACCTCTTCTTTTTCCATGTCCTTAATTACTCTTTTTTATGACTCTCATTATACCTCTCTACATAAACCTGTGGCAACTCCAGCACATCTGCGACGTATATTTTACATAAACTAGGTCAAGTCCTCGATGCATGGAATAGATAGTCATTGGCATCTTTCCTTGAGCAATGAACACCACGCATAGCCACTGCTCTTTAGATGAATAAATTATACTTCTTGTATAGACTCTCAAACTTCCAGTACTCGAAACAAATTTAATTACCCAATAATAAGGATATCAACTCAAAAATTAGCTATTAGATACATATTATAAATGATGAAGATAGAATTCAAATCCAATACTTTGTGATAATTGCTGAAGTCTTTACCATTATtcttatgataataaaattttatatatatttcttttcacaTAGATAATTCACATTAGAGCAaaacaggaaaataataataatttattttaatataggtcagacataacatatatatatatatatatatactccaatAAAACAAAATCCAACCGGTCCGGCCAAGCCCGGTTCGGTTCATTAAGATTCGACTTGAGTCTTTCCCGAGACAACATCACTTGGGGGGACGGCCGAGCTTATTTTCAAGTCCCGCCCAATCGGACCCTGAGATTGTGAACCGTGCCACAAATTTTGTACACACAAACCCAGAGACCGGTCCGGTTTTTTTTCGATTACTTTGTTCACATCTCATTTCTTTGGTCCGTTTCCCAAAACGAACCCACTCCTCGCACCTCGGAAACCCCAAAGCTCTTAATCTAAACCCCATGGCAGCTTGCTGCTGCCATTCGACCCTCCTTCGTCACCTTCTTTTAACCCATGCAGTGACCCCAAGCGAAGCGAAAGGGGAAAGGCTGTGATCGAGATCAGTCTTACCGTTTCAGCATCCCAAAACATGGAAGAGGGGGTTTGCCCCTCCTCCCCTTTTACTTTATCACACTCCCCTAAGCCTTGCCTTGCCTCTGCTATCATCAAACCTCCCCTTCCCAAGGCGGAGATGGGTGGCATGCAGAGAACAGGGGGAATGACCCGACTGGCCTTTGGTTAGGGCTTGGGTTGGGTGGGCGGTGAAGAAGATGTTGCGGTGGTGGTTTGGTCATTTGGGATGCGATTGTGTGGGGATTAGGGTTTTGGGATTAGGGATTTGGGTAGGTTAAACGTGATGGGATGATAGCAATCCCAACCAGAGGTGTCAGTA comes from the Musa acuminata AAA Group cultivar baxijiao chromosome BXJ1-10, Cavendish_Baxijiao_AAA, whole genome shotgun sequence genome and includes:
- the LOC103969374 gene encoding sterol 3-beta-glucosyltransferase UGT80B1 isoform X1, whose product is MKRGDVGEGEEEMAEDRRPRAIFMAFGTRGDVFPIAAIAAAFACDQQQYHVVLITHLAHQSLSEHLAAKNVAYIPVSSPPVLSVHQFGSEQMPFSVHKKRIQAEHRQQCLSVVERVLGDYPSMKDDFIVINFFALEGWHLAEMFQIRCVIASPYVVPYSAPSSFERRFKQELPCLYNYFQESSPNTVNWKDVVHWMWPLFTEDWGRWRSEYLKLSPIPFMDPVTNLPVWHMHAGSPILLYGFSKEIVECPGYWPLNIHVCGFWFLPLEWQFSCNKCRDIMSASPNGSMTGMSELCTIHADIQQFLMKSSHPQLPLFIGLSSIGSMGFLKNPHAFLRVLKAVLDVTEHRFILFSSGYEPLDAAIQSIACESSNRANPPPSNIHGTLLFSDRLYCFSGSIPYSWLFSKCAVAIHHGGSGSTAAALHAGIPQILCPFILDQFYWAERLHWIGVAPEPLRSWHLFPDNDDATSISQAADCLARAIKLSLSPEIKAQASKVADRISSEVSNDLNRLHHCKKYQQKYMT
- the LOC103969374 gene encoding uncharacterized protein LOC103969374 isoform X4; translated protein: MKRGDVGEGEEEMAEDRRPRAIFMAFGTRGDVFPIAAIAAAFACDQQQYHVVLITHLAHQSLSEHLAAKNVAYIPVSSPPVLSVHQFGSEQMPFSVHKKRIQAEHRQQCLSVVERVLGDYPSMKDDFIVINFFALEGWHLAEMFQIRCVIASPYVVPYSAPSSFERRFKQELPCLYNYFQESSPNTVNWKDVVHWMWPLFTEDWGRWRSEYLKLSPIPFMDPVTNLPVWHMHAGSPILLYGFSKEIVECPGYWPLNIHVCGFWFLPLEWQFSCNKCRDIMSASPNGSMTGMSELCTIHADIQQFLMKSSHPQLPLFIGLSSIGSMGFLKNPHAFLRVLKAVLDVTEHRFILFSSGYEPLDAAIQSIACESSNRANPPPSNIHGTLLFSDRLYCFSGSIPYSWLFSKCAVAIHHGGSGSTAAALHAGIPQPCRFSVPSYWISSIGQRGFTG
- the LOC103969374 gene encoding sterol 3-beta-glucosyltransferase UGT80B1 isoform X3, whose translation is MKRGDVGEGEEEMAEDRRPRAIFMAFGTRGDVFPIAAIAAAFACDQQQYHVVLITHLAHQSLSEHLAAKNVAYIPVSSPPVLSVHQFGSEQMPFSVHKKRIQAEHRQQCLSVVERVLGDYPSMKDDFIVINFFALEGWHLAEMFQIRCVIASPYVVPYSAPSSFERRFKQELPCLYNYFQESSPNTVNWKDVVHWMWPLFTEDWGRWRSEYLKLSPIPFMDPVTNLPVWHMHAGSPILLYGFSKEIVECPGYWPLNIHVCGFWFLPLEWQFSCNKCRDIMSASPNGSMTGMSELCTIHADIQQFLMKSSHPQLPLFIGLSSIGSMGFLKNPHAFLRVLKAVLDVTEHRFILFSSGYEPLDAAIQSIACESSNRANPPPSNIHGTLLFSDRLYCFSGSIPYSWLFSKCAVAIHHGGSGSTAAALHAGIPQILCPFILDQFYWAERLHWIGVAPEPLRSWHLFPDNDDATSISQAADCLARAIKLSLSPEIKAQASKVADRISSEVCKQLE
- the LOC103969374 gene encoding sterol 3-beta-glucosyltransferase UGT80B1 isoform X2 — encoded protein: MKRGDVGEGEEEMAEDRRPRAIFMAFGTRGDVFPIAAIAAAFACDQQQYHVVLITHLAHQSLSEHLAAKNVAYIPVSSPPVLSVHQFGSEQMPFSVHKKRIQAEHRQQCLSVVERVLGDYPSMKDDFIVINFFALEGWHLAEMFQIRCVIASPYVVPYSAPSSFERRFKQELPCLYNYFQESSPNTVNWKDVVHWMWPLFTEDWGRWRSEYLKLSPIPFMDPVTNLPVWHMHAGSPILLYGFSKEIVECPGYWPLNIHVCGFWFLPLEWQFSCNKCRDIMSASPNGSMTGMSELCTIHADIQQFLMKSSHPQLPLFIGLSSIGSMGFLKNPHAFLRVLKAVLDVTEHRFILFSSGYEPLDAAIQSIACESSNRANPPPSNIHGTLLFSDRLYCFSGSIPYSWLFSKCAVAIHHGGSGSTAAALHAGIPQILCPFILDQFYWAERLHWIGVAPEPLRSWHLFPDNDDATSISQAADCLARAIKLSLSPEIKAQASKVADRISSEDGLQEALKVLKERVLCPC